CCTCTTTTTACTAGGTGTCACACTATCATTCCCATGCTCAAAAGGCATTATCTATCTAAACAGAATAATATACAATAATTATCCTCCTCTAAACTAATTAACCAGCTTAATCAGAAGGCTGTTGAACTATTCTGATGTTTAACCTCTCCTATCATCCAATAAAACAATCTTTAGGAGCAATAAGGACAGAGAACACGTGAGTGAAGTAAACAGAACAAGAAAGAAACTAACACTGAAATGCAGCACAAAACAACCCATGTTTCAAGCTCTTGTTAGTTGGTAAGTCCTGTTTTCATCATGGATCGAAATTCTTCAAAATCCACAAACCCATCTCCATTCTTATCAACCCCTTTGATCATACGCTCACAATCTCTGAGACTGCAACTATCACATCCTAGATTGAGCAAAACTCTACGTAGCTCCTTAGGTGAGATTAGGCCATTCTTATCAGTGTCAAATACAAGAAAAGCATCCATGAGGTAATCCTCTTGCTGCTTGCTACTTCCAACATCATTATTGATTTCTTCTCTGATGCCATTCATGACAACTATGAACTCGTCCAAGTCTACAAACCCATCTCCATTGAAGTCCAACACCCTGACCATGCCCTCAGCTTCTTTAGCTGCTGTGCACTTATTGTATGATCCCAGGCATAAAAGCAGTTCACTTAACTCAGTGGCTGATATCTTCCCATCACCATTGGAATCAATAAACTTGAAAACTTGTTGAAACTGGCTAGAAACCTCCATGTGAAGGAAAGAAGAGACTGAAAAGTCAGAAATTGAAGAGAATCTGTTGTTGGATCTTCTTCTTGACTGATTGAGGAGGAATTTGGTTTTTTGGTGGAGAAAGGTGAAGCAAGTAGTGAAGGGTTGCAACATGATTGAGGGAAACTAAGAACTGTGTTGATACAGTTGACTCACTGTGTAAAGTAAATGATTAATAACGCTGGGTGAATATAAAGGGACTTGGTTGCGTATGGGGCTGGTATTTGTATATCAGCTGTGTAGCTTTATGACAGGTCCTTTTGTCACCTTGTGATAATCTCCAACCTCCACGAGGT
This portion of the Lotus japonicus ecotype B-129 chromosome 3, LjGifu_v1.2 genome encodes:
- the LOC130746652 gene encoding probable calcium-binding protein CML18, which gives rise to MLQPFTTCFTFLHQKTKFLLNQSRRRSNNRFSSISDFSVSSFLHMEVSSQFQQVFKFIDSNGDGKISATELSELLLCLGSYNKCTAAKEAEGMVRVLDFNGDGFVDLDEFIVVMNGIREEINNDVGSSKQQEDYLMDAFLVFDTDKNGLISPKELRRVLLNLGCDSCSLRDCERMIKGVDKNGDGFVDFEEFRSMMKTGLTN